One segment of Acidianus sp. HS-5 DNA contains the following:
- a CDS encoding twin-arginine translocase TatA/TatE family subunit: protein MMGNLSDTLLLVIVAILLLAGKKDITGTARNIGKTLEEFKRKQNEFKNELLTELNETGEVHKSIVKEITYDDYHYNYVKQTPSDEKMKRLEDEINRLKAEIERG, encoded by the coding sequence ATGATGGGGAATTTATCTGACACGTTATTATTAGTTATAGTGGCTATACTACTATTAGCAGGCAAAAAAGACATAACAGGTACTGCAAGGAATATAGGAAAAACGCTAGAAGAGTTTAAAAGAAAACAGAATGAATTTAAGAATGAACTATTAACAGAGCTAAATGAGACCGGAGAAGTCCATAAAAGTATAGTGAAAGAAATAACTTACGATGACTACCACTATAATTACGTAAAACAAACTCCCTCTGATGAGAAAATGAAAAGACTTGAGGATGAGATAAACAGATTAAAAGCCGAAATAGAGAGAGGTTGA
- a CDS encoding class I SAM-dependent methyltransferase yields the protein MEKIKVSNEDLRSVYNDIPEFYDRANAMISFFQDIKWRAELIEMVQFFYPDPKRILDVASGKGELSYVASRLLRSRIVMADYAENMLKASLVDGDKVLASFYNLPFRDNAFDAVVSSFALHAADDIGEVVREMTRVSKKVVGVIAMGKSDNWLLRNYVAFYLRFIQPYLAALVGAKPLDYKYIYYIYRKIPTNSQLKNIISKIFDLKVFKVKALGSVYIFVGVKKESEKERNKKEEKAV from the coding sequence GTGGAGAAGATTAAAGTATCTAATGAGGATCTCAGGAGTGTATATAACGATATTCCAGAATTCTACGATAGAGCTAATGCTATGATTTCCTTTTTTCAAGATATAAAATGGAGGGCAGAGCTAATTGAAATGGTACAATTTTTCTATCCTGATCCAAAGAGAATTTTAGATGTAGCAAGCGGTAAAGGGGAATTATCTTACGTTGCGTCTAGACTACTCAGGTCCAGAATAGTAATGGCAGATTACGCGGAAAACATGTTAAAGGCTAGTTTAGTTGATGGAGATAAAGTATTAGCATCGTTTTACAATTTACCTTTCAGAGATAATGCTTTTGATGCAGTAGTGAGCAGTTTTGCCCTTCACGCTGCAGACGATATAGGAGAAGTAGTAAGAGAAATGACTAGAGTTTCTAAGAAAGTGGTCGGGGTAATCGCAATGGGAAAATCGGATAATTGGCTCCTTAGAAATTATGTAGCTTTTTACCTTAGGTTTATTCAACCTTATTTGGCAGCCCTTGTAGGAGCAAAACCTTTAGATTACAAATATATTTACTATATTTACAGGAAAATACCCACTAACTCACAATTAAAGAATATAATAAGTAAAATATTCGACCTAAAGGTATTCAAGGTAAAGGCATTAGGCTCAGTTTACATCTTTGTCGGCGTAAAGAAAGAGAGTGAAAAAGAACGTAATAAAAAAGAAGAAAAAGCAGTTTAA
- a CDS encoding HEPN domain-containing protein — MQLGLKYALFQHKSSFEKTHDVMKLLDDVIEMTNNDNLRKIRNDKATTLEVRDSYIASRYFPYSAVVVERAYNVVKVILNVKLVE; from the coding sequence TTGCAGTTAGGTCTTAAATACGCACTATTTCAACATAAGAGTAGTTTTGAAAAGACTCATGACGTTATGAAACTTTTAGATGATGTTATAGAAATGACTAATAATGATAATTTAAGGAAGATAAGAAACGATAAGGCAACAACATTAGAGGTCAGAGATTCTTATATAGCATCAAGATATTTTCCATATTCAGCTGTGGTAGTTGAGAGAGCATATAATGTAGTTAAAGTGATCCTAAATGTCAAATTGGTGGAATAA
- a CDS encoding nucleotidyltransferase domain-containing protein produces the protein MSNWWNKRKEILQNARDYVREIKKICVEEIDKNCRVILFGSIARGNYRVDSDIDVLIITDLATTFGRGRKLL, from the coding sequence ATGTCAAATTGGTGGAATAAGAGAAAAGAAATCCTTCAAAATGCTAGAGATTACGTTAGGGAAATAAAGAAGATTTGTGTAGAAGAAATAGACAAAAACTGTAGAGTAATTCTTTTCGGATCAATTGCCAGAGGTAACTACAGAGTAGATAGTGACATAGACGTTTTAATAATTACCGATCTTGCCACGACGTTTGGAAGAGGGCGGAAATTGCTTTAA
- the tatC gene encoding twin-arginine translocase subunit TatC: MTERTELKRDEERPLLSHLAELALRLRRGLITLFLTFIIFFAFGYTTANINGYAIPILYPNLFHSLADSLMLFFIHHELPKGMKLINLNPFDPLYASAYTSFYLALFISIPIIFRELWGFVSPGLYQNEKKVIKYAVFPAAMLFLAGSLFAYFIIIPLMMKFVLLYTSALGVEPTLSLRAFVSTVVSLMLVTGIAFEYPLVMAGLTYVKVVKADSWRKNWRWGVLGAFIIAWTISPGTTGGVIETVIGIILSILYFAGVGTAKIIEKRSLNNTA; encoded by the coding sequence GTGACGGAAAGAACTGAGCTCAAAAGAGACGAAGAAAGACCACTACTATCGCATTTAGCAGAATTAGCCTTAAGATTAAGAAGAGGACTTATAACACTTTTCTTAACATTTATAATATTTTTTGCGTTTGGATATACTACAGCGAACATTAATGGTTATGCTATTCCCATTTTATATCCTAATTTATTTCACAGCTTAGCTGATAGTTTAATGCTATTTTTCATACATCACGAACTTCCAAAAGGAATGAAATTAATTAATTTAAATCCTTTTGATCCTCTTTACGCTTCAGCTTATACTTCATTTTATTTAGCATTATTTATTTCTATCCCAATAATTTTCAGGGAACTGTGGGGTTTCGTTTCTCCTGGCTTATACCAAAATGAGAAGAAAGTGATAAAATACGCGGTATTTCCTGCAGCGATGCTCTTTCTTGCCGGTTCTCTTTTTGCTTATTTTATTATTATTCCTTTAATGATGAAGTTTGTTCTTTTGTATACTTCTGCTCTCGGTGTTGAGCCTACACTTAGTTTGAGGGCTTTTGTTTCAACAGTAGTTTCCTTAATGCTGGTTACCGGTATCGCTTTTGAATACCCCTTAGTTATGGCCGGTTTAACTTACGTTAAAGTTGTTAAGGCTGATAGTTGGAGGAAGAACTGGCGCTGGGGAGTTTTAGGAGCATTCATCATAGCCTGGACAATTTCACCAGGAACTACAGGAGGAGTAATTGAAACTGTAATAGGAATAATATTATCCATACTATACTTTGCAGGAGTTGGAACAGCAAAAATAATAGAAAAAAGATCATTAAATAACACAGCTTAG
- a CDS encoding succinate dehydrogenase/fumarate reductase iron-sulfur subunit, whose amino-acid sequence MNYDVTLKIKRYSKEKGSWWQEYRLTVDRFTTVVEALRRIKTEQDPTLSFRASCHMAVCGSCGMKINGKPKLACKTLIANEGKKEIIIEPMDNFPVIKDLIVDLNSVYKKMNKIIPRVSPPEEVLQGKETRLKPEDQKELWSFAQCIICGLCYSACPVVETNKDFLGPAVLAMTYRFSADPRDTLDKKRMEIVDNAIIGIWDCRVAGSCSVVCPRNVDPSLAIQKLKEMSMK is encoded by the coding sequence ATGAACTATGATGTAACACTAAAGATCAAGAGGTATTCTAAGGAGAAAGGAAGTTGGTGGCAGGAATATAGGCTGACAGTAGATAGATTCACTACCGTTGTAGAGGCATTAAGGAGGATAAAAACAGAACAAGATCCTACGTTGTCCTTTAGGGCTTCATGTCACATGGCTGTTTGTGGAAGTTGTGGAATGAAGATTAACGGAAAACCCAAGCTTGCATGTAAAACTCTTATAGCAAATGAAGGGAAGAAGGAAATTATCATAGAACCTATGGATAATTTTCCAGTAATCAAAGATCTAATAGTTGACCTTAATTCTGTTTATAAGAAAATGAATAAGATAATACCAAGAGTTTCGCCACCGGAAGAAGTTCTGCAAGGTAAAGAAACAAGATTAAAACCTGAGGATCAAAAAGAACTTTGGAGTTTCGCCCAATGTATAATTTGCGGTCTCTGTTATTCCGCCTGCCCCGTTGTTGAGACTAATAAAGATTTCCTAGGTCCTGCAGTACTAGCTATGACTTACAGGTTTTCAGCAGATCCTAGAGATACCCTAGATAAGAAAAGGATGGAAATTGTTGACAATGCAATAATAGGCATATGGGACTGCAGGGTTGCGGGTTCTTGCTCTGTCGTTTGCCCAAGGAATGTAGATCCTTCATTAGCAATACAAAAATTGAAGGAGATGAGTATGAAATGA
- a CDS encoding MFS transporter, with the protein MRSYIHAVISSTLAWTGNVYDLVLLTFVYPFMEKLFGLSFFQLTVLFSLGLIGRVIGAVIFGRIADYKGRKVVNIIGTAGYSIFQAIFAFSSIYAVLLIVRGIQGVFMGAQWTSGTVLAIEQSPKQKLQLVNSVVQSGYALGYALTGVTYMFMSSNLTSLEGYRIFVLTGSLPLILVPYIHFKVTENFKQEIVTRKVSVKDYSPYFIRAVISMSGMFIAYLSIFSIYPDFAKCFGHFPAYYVGLLMAVANGIQGAFYIIFGRLSYRFSIFRLIYAGVAFMIFSTFLSMPVLSFMVSLPLMSAGVFIYAFANGFWPLISGIAASSVPPEVRAFLTGTAYNIGAVAGGVVSALIGGIIDAFGMASLPYFVDGIEFVSLLAVFYSMFTWPRKVVVSS; encoded by the coding sequence ATGAGATCATATATTCATGCAGTGATTTCATCAACTTTAGCATGGACAGGTAACGTTTACGATCTGGTATTATTGACTTTCGTATATCCTTTCATGGAGAAGCTCTTTGGTTTATCCTTCTTTCAACTTACAGTATTGTTCTCTTTAGGTCTTATAGGGAGAGTTATAGGGGCAGTGATATTCGGAAGAATTGCGGATTACAAAGGAAGGAAAGTAGTAAATATTATAGGTACTGCAGGTTACTCAATTTTCCAGGCAATATTTGCGTTTTCCTCTATTTATGCGGTACTTTTGATAGTTAGAGGGATTCAAGGGGTTTTCATGGGTGCTCAGTGGACTTCCGGAACAGTGCTAGCAATTGAACAGTCACCAAAACAAAAGCTTCAGCTAGTTAATAGTGTAGTTCAATCCGGTTATGCATTAGGTTACGCACTTACTGGAGTAACTTACATGTTCATGAGTAGTAATCTAACCTCCCTAGAAGGTTACAGGATATTCGTGCTGACAGGTTCACTGCCCCTCATCTTAGTGCCTTATATTCACTTTAAAGTAACAGAGAACTTTAAGCAAGAAATTGTTACAAGGAAGGTAAGCGTAAAGGATTATTCACCATATTTCATAAGAGCCGTAATTTCAATGTCAGGGATGTTCATAGCTTATCTATCAATTTTCAGCATTTACCCAGATTTTGCTAAATGCTTTGGTCATTTTCCTGCATATTACGTAGGGCTTTTAATGGCTGTTGCTAACGGTATTCAAGGGGCATTTTACATCATTTTCGGTAGATTATCTTACCGCTTTAGTATATTTAGATTAATATATGCTGGAGTGGCATTCATGATATTCTCAACTTTCCTATCAATGCCTGTATTATCATTCATGGTATCATTGCCATTAATGTCTGCAGGAGTCTTCATTTATGCCTTTGCAAACGGCTTTTGGCCTTTGATTTCTGGTATTGCTGCTAGTAGTGTCCCTCCAGAAGTTAGGGCGTTTTTGACGGGCACCGCTTATAATATTGGTGCAGTTGCTGGTGGTGTAGTATCAGCGTTAATTGGCGGAATTATTGATGCTTTCGGAATGGCTTCATTACCTTACTTTGTTGATGGAATAGAATTTGTATCGTTACTTGCAGTATTTTACTCAATGTTTACTTGGCCTAGAAAGGTTGTTGTTTCTTCGTAA
- a CDS encoding twin-arginine translocase TatA/TatE family subunit: protein MLDSPSNWAIIIIVALVLFFGTSKLPELFRSMGKAVGEFKKGRLESEMEMQQMEQQPAVQTTTQNKELELEKQIQELQKQLEQLKNQKQQQ, encoded by the coding sequence ATGCTTGATAGTCCGTCTAACTGGGCTATAATAATCATAGTAGCTCTTGTATTATTCTTTGGTACAAGTAAGCTTCCTGAGTTATTTAGATCAATGGGCAAGGCTGTTGGGGAATTTAAGAAAGGAAGGCTTGAGTCAGAAATGGAAATGCAACAAATGGAACAACAGCCTGCAGTCCAGACAACTACTCAGAATAAAGAATTAGAGCTAGAGAAGCAAATTCAAGAACTACAAAAGCAATTGGAACAGCTAAAGAATCAAAAGCAGCAACAGTAA
- a CDS encoding PaREP1 family protein: MSITTSAEVYYEEAEELLSKGDLVQASEKYYKAAEEAIKLLVIENNLKEIAKEAQENGWDSKTLNDAVTELSYKVGDNIISMWASAVTLLTARYYLDKDLIQEYKKDVKTLVEKAKQRFNIKVLE; this comes from the coding sequence ATGAGTATAACTACAAGTGCAGAAGTTTACTATGAGGAAGCAGAAGAGTTATTGTCCAAGGGTGATCTTGTTCAAGCTTCAGAAAAGTATTATAAGGCTGCTGAGGAGGCAATAAAGCTCCTAGTTATAGAAAACAACCTAAAAGAAATAGCAAAGGAAGCTCAAGAAAATGGTTGGGATTCTAAAACGTTAAATGACGCCGTTACTGAACTTTCTTATAAGGTTGGCGACAATATAATTAGCATGTGGGCATCCGCAGTGACTCTTCTAACTGCAAGGTATTACTTAGATAAAGATTTAATACAAGAATATAAGAAAGACGTTAAGACGTTAGTTGAGAAAGCCAAGCAAAGATTTAATATTAAAGTTCTTGAATGA
- a CDS encoding TQO small subunit DoxA domain-containing protein, translated as METEKLISTIAIVAFIFATGVTLGLYQIDFQGLTHLTNWSKTVGYCLEGTKLFTNGTLFLQISRVEGPDTYGGFIVLVQILYPNGTVVYQWNATRLGHIPSKDIHNEFSLHPVRSTGFALCVPLGQNATVTLTMPFHVKPGTYIVRVYDANGHTAAYGQKWEIKVQAES; from the coding sequence ATGGAAACTGAGAAGCTAATTTCAACAATAGCGATAGTTGCGTTTATTTTTGCTACGGGCGTTACTCTTGGACTATACCAAATAGACTTTCAAGGTTTAACTCATTTAACTAACTGGTCTAAGACTGTAGGTTATTGTTTAGAAGGAACTAAACTATTTACTAACGGTACATTATTCCTTCAAATATCTAGAGTTGAAGGTCCTGACACTTACGGAGGCTTTATAGTTCTAGTTCAAATTCTTTATCCTAACGGTACTGTAGTTTACCAATGGAATGCTACTCGACTTGGTCATATACCTTCTAAAGATATACACAATGAGTTCTCATTACATCCAGTTCGTAGTACAGGATTTGCACTATGTGTACCGTTAGGACAAAATGCAACTGTAACCCTTACAATGCCGTTCCATGTAAAGCCCGGGACATATATTGTTAGAGTATACGATGCAAACGGACATACTGCAGCATACGGACAAAAGTGGGAAATAAAAGTTCAAGCTGAAAGTTAA